From the genome of Desulfovibrio gilichinskyi, one region includes:
- a CDS encoding Hpt domain-containing protein encodes MNNSEENDNIVFIESALIDLVPILLDTLAKELAEIEETFGDGDFVKLQELAHSSRGAALTYGFESYAEVLLDLQHAAKSETAEITKYLFCLLHDLLESAEFKVISST; translated from the coding sequence GTGAATAATTCTGAGGAAAATGATAATATTGTTTTTATTGAATCGGCATTAATAGATTTAGTGCCGATTTTACTTGATACTCTTGCTAAAGAATTAGCGGAGATTGAAGAAACTTTTGGAGACGGTGATTTTGTAAAATTACAGGAACTGGCTCATTCTTCACGCGGAGCTGCTTTAACCTATGGATTTGAATCATATGCCGAGGTGTTGCTTGATCTGCAACATGCGGCCAAGAGTGAAACCGCAGAAATCACAAAATATCTTTTTTGTTTATTACATGATTTGCTTGAATCGGCGGAATTTAAAGTAATCTCTTCTACTTAA
- a CDS encoding HD domain-containing phosphohydrolase has product MINSMNTRIKPEIRLKRFIRPQKLKVFFKKATALLPENSLLCAYIDNSPVFCADPSLYPFEKTIFTPVVNDADENLFIGVSLQNFHALSEKEINQIKAVLEFTSYSISTHIESEKARRLLGEETLSKYRELSILHRSIVELNNSLKLKDVIKALIKECRSSTIPAEMGAVYLPEENGFTVFDSFGADSAETFEELIGCSLFTDIITSLHGEILNDAKQDHRCENKLCGKIRSILIMPIPSPHLCEGVLVLTSKHTNAFNAAHLKHVYTLASVAGISISNAYNFESIRVLMDALLKALAEAIDARDPFTAGHSDRVAHLAVSFARLISQEDNHFTETKFTDEQLREIFYSGILHDIGKIGIKEYVLTKKTRLPSSILDVIGMRMKLFGIYHHKEWESDYDRVKQINISLSPQQDDLDFIHNISEIKFNINGANIQLLQPEEQKSLLIQKGNLTPEERREIERHPAESKRILEHIPFHEDLAQLLTIICQHHERLDGSGYPSGIKGDDILIQSQMLAIVDIYDAITQERHYKPATPQSRALKILEQEAEEGKLNKHLVKFFIDNILEILKGSDSINLDRPVSPRFCKIPRNNLN; this is encoded by the coding sequence ATGATCAACTCAATGAATACCCGCATCAAACCAGAAATACGGTTAAAGAGATTTATCAGACCGCAAAAGCTGAAAGTTTTTTTTAAAAAGGCTACAGCTCTGCTCCCTGAAAATTCACTTTTATGTGCTTACATTGACAACTCTCCTGTTTTTTGCGCGGACCCTTCGCTTTACCCTTTTGAGAAAACAATATTTACCCCTGTAGTTAACGACGCTGATGAAAATTTATTCATAGGGGTTTCACTTCAAAATTTTCATGCCTTATCTGAAAAAGAAATTAATCAGATCAAAGCCGTTCTTGAATTTACTTCATATTCCATATCAACTCACATTGAATCGGAAAAAGCGAGACGCCTTCTTGGAGAGGAAACCCTCTCTAAGTATAGGGAGCTTTCGATATTACACCGATCCATAGTCGAGCTTAACAACTCACTAAAACTTAAAGATGTCATTAAAGCTCTGATTAAGGAATGCAGAAGTTCCACTATTCCTGCTGAAATGGGCGCAGTTTATCTTCCGGAAGAAAATGGCTTCACTGTTTTTGACAGTTTCGGTGCTGACAGTGCAGAAACTTTTGAAGAACTGATAGGCTGCTCGCTTTTTACTGATATTATCACAAGCCTGCACGGTGAAATTTTAAATGATGCCAAACAGGACCATCGCTGTGAAAATAAACTTTGCGGCAAAATACGATCTATCCTTATTATGCCCATACCTTCTCCACACCTTTGCGAAGGTGTGCTTGTCCTGACATCTAAACATACCAATGCTTTCAACGCGGCCCACCTGAAGCATGTTTACACGCTGGCATCTGTAGCAGGAATTTCCATAAGCAACGCATATAACTTTGAATCTATCAGAGTCCTTATGGACGCTCTCCTCAAAGCTCTGGCAGAAGCGATTGACGCGCGAGACCCGTTCACAGCCGGTCATTCCGACAGAGTCGCCCACCTCGCAGTTTCTTTTGCGCGCCTTATTTCGCAGGAGGATAATCATTTTACCGAAACTAAATTCACAGATGAACAACTGCGCGAAATTTTTTATTCCGGAATTCTTCATGACATCGGGAAAATTGGTATTAAAGAATATGTGCTGACTAAAAAAACACGCCTTCCAAGTTCGATACTTGATGTAATCGGCATGCGAATGAAACTCTTCGGCATATACCACCACAAAGAGTGGGAATCTGACTACGACAGAGTAAAGCAGATAAATATTTCCCTCTCTCCTCAGCAGGATGATCTGGATTTTATCCATAATATCAGTGAAATTAAGTTCAACATCAACGGTGCAAATATTCAGTTGCTCCAACCTGAGGAACAAAAAAGTCTGCTTATTCAAAAAGGCAACCTTACCCCTGAAGAAAGACGTGAAATTGAACGGCACCCTGCTGAAAGCAAGAGAATTCTTGAACATATTCCATTTCACGAGGATCTGGCGCAACTCCTGACGATTATCTGTCAACATCATGAACGGCTTGACGGTTCCGGATATCCATCAGGAATCAAAGGTGATGATATCCTCATTCAAAGTCAAATGCTGGCAATAGTAGACATTTATGATGCGATAACTCAGGAACGCCATTATAAACCTGCAACCCCGCAATCCCGTGCACTAAAGATACTGGAGCAAGAAGCCGAAGAAGGGAAACTGAACAAGCATCTGGTCAAATTTTTTATTGATAATATTCTAGAAATTTTAAAAGGCTCTGATTCGATCAATCTAGACCGTCCGGTCTCCCCTAGATTCTGCAAAATTCCCAGAAATAATTTAAACTGA
- a CDS encoding ABC transporter substrate-binding protein, with product MKRIVVLFLLLLLACDRSVYVKVHEDKNPGVFPDKVVLGSSLALEGHASYLGTQTLHGALAYINDVNSEGGVHGRKLQLISYDDSYDPPKCLINTQQLIIKDKVFALFGYVGTPTTVKVLPLIASAHIPLLGMFTGANALRKPFNRYVINVRPSYYQETKEAVSHMVRDLGLNKIAVFYQYDEFGFDGLTGTELALKDWNLEPVARGSYTRGSLDVAEGVARIKDSGAEVVFLIGTTDPCIKFINELGKSGLHPVYYTVSFMGAREFARNLGNNHKDTLLMSQVVPPFTSVADLTHSDAADYVAALRHSYPHDTPNLVGLEGFFNARVLVEGLRRAGPDLTRDKFINAIESMNKFEIDPGVTISFGSSDHQGMDKIYFTRFHNGQFEVMDNWAELRRSLN from the coding sequence ATGAAACGTATTGTAGTATTGTTTCTTTTACTGCTTCTTGCATGTGACAGAAGTGTTTATGTGAAGGTGCATGAAGACAAGAATCCGGGAGTTTTTCCTGATAAAGTGGTTTTAGGATCATCGCTCGCGCTTGAAGGGCATGCCAGCTATCTCGGCACACAAACTCTGCATGGAGCTCTCGCCTATATAAATGACGTTAATTCAGAAGGCGGAGTTCATGGCAGGAAGCTTCAGCTTATTTCATATGATGATTCGTATGATCCGCCTAAGTGTCTCATAAATACTCAGCAGTTAATTATTAAGGATAAGGTTTTTGCTTTGTTCGGTTATGTCGGGACACCTACAACCGTTAAAGTTCTGCCGTTGATAGCCAGTGCTCATATTCCCTTACTTGGGATGTTTACCGGAGCAAATGCTCTGAGAAAACCGTTTAACCGCTACGTCATTAATGTCCGTCCTTCATATTATCAGGAAACAAAAGAAGCTGTAAGCCATATGGTGCGTGATCTTGGGCTTAATAAAATAGCTGTTTTTTATCAGTATGATGAATTCGGTTTTGACGGCCTTACAGGGACAGAGCTTGCATTGAAAGATTGGAATCTTGAACCGGTCGCACGCGGGTCGTACACTCGAGGTTCACTTGATGTAGCGGAAGGCGTAGCCCGCATTAAGGATTCAGGCGCAGAGGTCGTTTTTCTTATCGGAACCACTGATCCATGTATAAAATTTATTAATGAACTGGGAAAAAGCGGTCTTCACCCAGTATATTATACCGTTTCTTTTATGGGAGCTAGGGAGTTTGCACGCAATCTTGGGAATAATCATAAAGACACCCTTCTCATGTCACAGGTTGTTCCTCCGTTTACATCTGTAGCTGACCTTACACATTCTGATGCAGCTGACTATGTTGCGGCATTGAGACATTCGTATCCGCATGATACCCCGAATTTGGTCGGACTTGAGGGTTTTTTTAATGCAAGAGTTCTCGTTGAAGGTTTGCGGCGCGCCGGACCTGATCTGACAAGGGATAAATTTATTAATGCCATTGAATCAATGAATAAATTTGAGATTGATCCAGGGGTTACAATTTCATTCGGCAGTAGTGATCATCAGGGAATGGACAAAATTTATTTCACCCGCTTCCATAACGGGCAATTTGAAGTCATGGATAATTGGGCTGAGCTTCGCCGGAGTCTTAACTGA
- a CDS encoding response regulator transcription factor, translating to MTGKILVVDDEVHIRMLLEQTLEELEDDYDVELLTAENGEEGLDLIRSERPDLVFLDIMMPYMNGYEVCQEVREDPELSSVKVILLTAKGQEVDRKHGLNIGAERYMTKPFDPDEILAVAKEILKLDQ from the coding sequence ATGACTGGAAAAATTCTAGTTGTGGACGATGAAGTCCACATCAGAATGCTTTTAGAGCAAACTCTGGAAGAACTGGAAGATGATTATGATGTTGAGCTTCTAACCGCTGAAAACGGTGAAGAAGGACTCGATCTAATCCGCTCCGAGCGTCCAGACTTGGTTTTTCTGGACATAATGATGCCATACATGAACGGTTACGAAGTATGTCAGGAAGTTCGCGAAGATCCTGAGTTATCCTCTGTTAAGGTAATACTTTTAACGGCAAAAGGGCAAGAAGTCGACAGGAAGCACGGATTGAATATCGGCGCAGAAAGATACATGACCAAACCGTTCGATCCCGATGAAATTCTAGCCGTTGCAAAAGAAATACTAAAGCTTGATCAATGA
- a CDS encoding ATP-binding protein — translation MKMRMSKIFQTTLLLNFVLFGVISISMSLVSALTLYNHMTDEYVSKGKAIASSIASSSVEILLNRDSSTIQSMIDQFKAIDGAAYVYVQDENGDIISHTFVPCVPEILKHSHSHPNEFSIREIDLPGFGEVIDITKPILAGMAGYVHVGMDKELITKYVWIAIAKLQGVMFFIFWGSVFLLYIIVNRISEPLNKLTEYARKLSDHDFSASIEITSKDEIGLLAGTMQNMASELTTLISGLERAVTNATSELQDTLTYMEVIIDNLADGLLVIDISGKISLTNPALAELFGLEGQDVIGKDVKYFFTDEMKQLFDLVKGCKQEVYSSEIILPNRMIAKAVATPINKIDCEDDTTLCLGAVILVRDITYEKEVDNLKTDFISTVSHELRTPMTSILGFAKIISKKLEKTVFPHCQTTEIKAQRAMTQIQDNIGIIVSEGERLTELINDVLDIAKMESGKVDWKNAPVDMKEVLNVSSQTTNPLWHNKNIIMQIDVDENLPVIFGDRDRIMQVMVNLISNAVKFTNSGSITCSAHGRDDEILISVSDTGSGISQNDQKKIFERFKQVGDTLTGKPKGTGLGLPICKQIVEHHNGRIWVDSKLGEGSSFHFTLAIGAPEADVTPITTLSKINTVGRRSNMKGSPLILVADDDPALNEFLSQILEDEGYRIISAADGIEAVEMARKQLPQLITMDLKMPRMDGAEAIRQLRMTPATRHIPVIVISALAEGQKAGGDAALIKPIDDKRLIDTIHGMLHEDLIMTDPCMVLGKAEVPPVTNLLVICPGKINYCVPSELWIRIEQGFKGTLFVPAEISTTLDLDKISRTPGVQLVIIPDN, via the coding sequence ATGAAAATGAGAATGTCTAAAATTTTTCAAACGACTCTCCTTCTCAACTTTGTTCTATTCGGAGTAATATCAATATCAATGTCACTGGTCTCCGCGCTTACTCTGTATAACCATATGACGGATGAATACGTAAGCAAAGGAAAGGCTATCGCCAGCAGCATTGCCAGTTCAAGTGTAGAAATTCTGCTTAACCGTGATTCTTCGACAATTCAGTCAATGATAGACCAATTCAAGGCCATAGACGGAGCTGCATATGTGTACGTGCAGGATGAAAACGGCGATATCATTTCCCATACCTTTGTACCCTGCGTCCCGGAAATTCTAAAACATAGCCACTCACACCCCAACGAATTTTCAATCAGAGAAATAGATCTTCCGGGATTTGGAGAAGTGATTGATATTACCAAGCCTATTCTTGCAGGCATGGCCGGCTATGTACATGTTGGAATGGATAAGGAGCTGATCACCAAATACGTATGGATAGCAATTGCAAAACTGCAAGGTGTAATGTTTTTTATTTTTTGGGGCAGCGTCTTCCTGCTGTATATAATTGTTAACCGTATCTCAGAACCCCTGAACAAATTGACCGAGTATGCACGTAAGCTATCAGATCATGATTTTTCTGCTTCAATTGAAATAACTTCTAAAGACGAAATAGGCCTTCTTGCAGGAACAATGCAAAACATGGCCAGCGAACTAACCACACTTATTTCCGGCCTTGAACGGGCTGTGACGAATGCGACGAGTGAGTTGCAAGACACTCTTACCTATATGGAAGTTATTATAGACAACCTTGCTGACGGTTTGCTGGTTATTGATATCTCAGGTAAAATATCTCTCACAAATCCGGCTCTTGCAGAACTGTTCGGCCTTGAAGGACAGGATGTTATCGGCAAAGATGTAAAATATTTTTTTACGGATGAAATGAAACAGCTCTTTGATTTAGTAAAAGGGTGTAAACAGGAAGTGTACAGTTCTGAAATCATTTTGCCTAACCGCATGATTGCGAAAGCTGTAGCCACACCGATTAATAAGATAGACTGTGAAGACGATACAACACTATGTCTTGGCGCGGTTATTCTGGTCAGAGACATCACATACGAAAAAGAAGTTGATAATCTGAAAACTGACTTTATTTCCACCGTCTCACATGAACTGAGAACCCCTATGACTTCAATTTTAGGATTCGCTAAAATAATTAGTAAGAAACTCGAGAAAACGGTTTTTCCGCATTGCCAGACAACAGAGATAAAAGCTCAAAGAGCTATGACCCAGATTCAGGACAACATCGGTATTATCGTTTCCGAAGGAGAACGCTTAACCGAGCTTATTAACGATGTACTGGACATTGCTAAAATGGAATCCGGTAAAGTTGACTGGAAAAATGCTCCTGTAGACATGAAGGAAGTTCTCAATGTTTCAAGTCAGACAACTAACCCGCTCTGGCATAATAAAAACATTATCATGCAAATTGATGTAGACGAGAACCTGCCCGTTATATTCGGTGACCGCGACAGAATTATGCAAGTCATGGTAAACCTGATTTCCAATGCCGTAAAATTTACAAATTCCGGTTCTATCACCTGTTCCGCCCATGGCCGTGATGATGAAATATTGATCAGTGTGAGTGATACAGGAAGCGGTATTTCCCAAAATGATCAAAAGAAAATTTTTGAACGCTTTAAGCAGGTCGGCGACACTTTGACAGGTAAACCGAAAGGAACAGGACTCGGCCTTCCTATATGTAAACAAATCGTTGAACATCATAACGGACGCATCTGGGTTGACAGTAAATTAGGTGAAGGAAGCTCTTTTCACTTCACTCTGGCAATAGGAGCACCTGAAGCAGATGTGACCCCGATCACGACACTAAGCAAAATTAATACTGTCGGCAGACGCTCTAACATGAAAGGCAGTCCCCTTATTCTCGTAGCAGACGATGATCCGGCTCTTAACGAATTTTTATCACAGATTCTTGAAGACGAAGGATACAGAATAATATCGGCAGCAGATGGAATTGAAGCGGTCGAAATGGCACGGAAACAGTTGCCGCAGCTTATCACCATGGACCTTAAAATGCCGCGAATGGACGGAGCTGAAGCAATCAGACAATTACGCATGACCCCCGCAACCCGCCATATTCCGGTAATTGTCATCAGTGCTCTTGCGGAAGGACAAAAGGCCGGGGGTGATGCGGCCCTTATCAAACCAATCGATGACAAGCGACTGATTGATACCATACACGGAATGTTGCATGAAGATTTGATTATGACCGATCCCTGCATGGTCCTTGGTAAAGCAGAAGTTCCGCCTGTTACGAATCTGCTGGTGATATGCCCCGGTAAAATAAACTACTGCGTACCCTCAGAACTTTGGATCAGAATAGAACAAGGATTTAAAGGAACCTTGTTTGTACCGGCTGAAATCAGCACAACACTTGATCTGGACAAGATTTCACGTACCCCGGGGGTTCAGCTTGTAATTATACCTGATAACTGA
- a CDS encoding putative molybdenum carrier protein yields MERPAPYGSKGYRSCTACLWTGPIAAFDMIPALIKSLDQVRCPNCGALLDIENNTFKTDTFELPTGFSIVSGGQTGVDRGALDAAIHLGIPHTGWCPKGRKAEDGIIPDKYNLREMDDSSYWKRTEQNVADSDGTLIFPGDCESKGTSLTIKLAKRYGKPTAVIPLDSPLALETFRAWVSSMKIKVLNIAGPRESGSPGICSATKNFLINALNSAV; encoded by the coding sequence ATGGAAAGACCAGCACCATACGGCAGTAAAGGCTACAGATCATGTACAGCCTGTTTATGGACCGGACCGATTGCAGCCTTTGACATGATTCCGGCTCTGATAAAAAGTCTTGATCAAGTACGATGCCCCAATTGCGGTGCATTGCTTGATATAGAAAACAACACATTTAAGACTGATACTTTTGAATTACCAACCGGATTCAGCATAGTCTCAGGCGGGCAGACAGGTGTTGACCGCGGAGCACTGGACGCAGCTATTCATCTCGGAATCCCGCACACGGGATGGTGCCCGAAAGGTCGTAAAGCCGAAGACGGCATAATCCCAGATAAATATAATCTGAGAGAAATGGATGACAGCTCTTACTGGAAAAGGACAGAACAGAACGTTGCTGATTCAGACGGGACATTAATTTTTCCCGGGGATTGTGAGTCCAAAGGAACATCTCTGACTATAAAATTAGCAAAACGATACGGCAAGCCGACCGCAGTGATCCCGCTGGACTCTCCACTTGCTCTTGAAACTTTCAGGGCATGGGTAAGTTCTATGAAAATAAAAGTGCTTAATATTGCAGGGCCAAGGGAAAGTGGTAGTCCCGGAATATGTTCGGCTACAAAAAACTTTCTGATCAACGCATTAAACTCTGCCGTTTGA
- a CDS encoding ABC transporter substrate-binding protein — translation MNKLHIKHIFFSATLFILCLAATAYAKKSTPPKDPILLGMSAAFTGHSRGLGIELFRGSQAYFNQVNANGGINGRKVVIKYYDDGYDPLPAIRNTINLIEKDNVLCLFNYVGTPTVTRVLPVIKHFNTDKPLYMFFPFTGAQPQREFPYEEYVFNLRTSYRQETWGLVHNLFMVGRRRIAVLYQADAYGRSGWDGVRKALTEKDLRIVAEATYRRGIDFKSSMEKQVKILAAAQPDAIISIGTYEACAAFIRDARDAGLNIPICNLSFVGSENMLQLLNSLERSSGKNYTEDLINTQAVPTYEDTSLAAVRDYRKVMSENPPAPPEEFSKDYNPLKFSFISFEGYLNAKVMSVILTRMMESQKNQSLYSATLSIRDLDIGLDEPISFGRGKHQGLDEVYYTTVSGGQFIPLTNWNRWSK, via the coding sequence ATGAACAAACTTCACATTAAACATATATTCTTTTCCGCTACGCTCTTTATTCTTTGCCTCGCTGCAACAGCGTATGCCAAAAAAAGCACACCACCGAAAGACCCTATACTTCTTGGCATGTCTGCCGCCTTTACAGGACACAGCAGAGGACTCGGGATTGAGCTTTTTCGCGGATCACAAGCCTATTTCAATCAGGTAAATGCAAACGGAGGAATTAACGGCCGCAAAGTTGTTATTAAATATTACGATGATGGATACGATCCTCTCCCGGCTATCCGCAATACCATCAACCTGATTGAAAAGGATAATGTGCTCTGTTTGTTCAACTATGTCGGGACTCCCACTGTGACACGAGTTCTTCCTGTTATTAAACACTTCAATACAGACAAGCCGTTATATATGTTCTTCCCCTTCACAGGCGCCCAGCCGCAACGAGAATTTCCCTATGAAGAATATGTTTTCAACCTGAGAACATCATACAGACAGGAAACATGGGGACTCGTACATAATCTATTTATGGTAGGCCGCAGAAGAATCGCAGTTCTATATCAGGCAGACGCATATGGCAGAAGCGGATGGGACGGAGTCAGAAAAGCTCTTACGGAGAAAGATCTGCGTATTGTTGCAGAAGCAACCTATAGAAGAGGAATTGACTTTAAAAGTTCCATGGAAAAGCAGGTAAAAATACTCGCAGCAGCTCAGCCTGATGCAATCATTTCAATAGGAACATATGAAGCATGTGCTGCTTTTATCAGAGATGCCAGAGATGCCGGACTGAATATTCCAATATGCAATCTATCTTTTGTCGGCAGCGAAAACATGTTGCAGCTTTTAAATAGCCTCGAGCGATCAAGCGGTAAAAATTACACCGAAGACCTTATAAATACTCAAGCCGTTCCAACCTATGAAGACACTTCCCTTGCAGCTGTGCGCGACTACCGGAAAGTAATGTCTGAAAATCCTCCCGCTCCGCCTGAAGAGTTCAGCAAAGACTATAACCCGTTGAAATTCAGCTTCATCAGCTTTGAGGGGTACCTCAATGCAAAAGTGATGTCGGTAATCCTTACGCGCATGATGGAAAGCCAGAAAAACCAAAGTCTTTACTCTGCAACGTTATCCATAAGAGATCTTGATATTGGACTCGATGAACCAATCAGCTTCGGACGGGGCAAACATCAAGGTCTTGACGAAGTATACTATACAACTGTTTCAGGAGGGCAATTCATACCTCTTACAAATTGGAACAGGTGGAGCAAATGA
- a CDS encoding OprO/OprP family phosphate-selective porin, giving the protein MPQANVMNKSIVCFLTFLMTLLLVPAVYAAQADVQVKNSDIADEIITMSWLDRLKWENEDKTVQVKIGGLYGFDWAQISNDSRVGSVYDPVQNHKEEVRLAEPIIGLKLYDRFEFRLQYEIAGKRGQFLDLWGQIKDIPYLGKIKVGNFKEPFSMSVLAGRTGSTMMEYSPSTVFAQARNLGIQFENTYLDDRINAAAGIFNKSNYLDNSFTDNNSGMDLTGRIGWRPYLEDDGKKLIHVGLGYSHQFLDADAQKTSFSPTTGSNLSLIKLSGTGSIAAYSQDLVNLELAGVWDQFWLQSEYTSAYLNTKDRNNAYFSGYHVDVGYILTGESKPFKSANAVFGAIIPKEPFNPLNGTWGALEVAAQYSHEDMNDYHANVRGGVQDNIGVALNWYLNAHTRVAGNYIHAGVAGRENSALSNGEMDIYQCRVMFYF; this is encoded by the coding sequence ATGCCTCAAGCTAATGTGATGAATAAAAGTATTGTTTGTTTTCTGACTTTTTTGATGACTCTTTTGCTTGTCCCGGCTGTTTACGCAGCGCAGGCGGATGTTCAAGTAAAAAACAGTGATATTGCAGACGAAATTATAACGATGTCGTGGCTTGACCGTCTTAAATGGGAAAACGAAGATAAGACTGTTCAGGTTAAAATCGGCGGACTTTATGGTTTTGACTGGGCCCAGATAAGTAATGATAGCCGTGTTGGGTCTGTTTATGATCCAGTGCAGAATCATAAAGAAGAAGTCAGGTTGGCGGAACCTATTATCGGTTTAAAACTTTATGATCGTTTTGAATTTCGCTTGCAGTATGAAATTGCCGGTAAGCGTGGACAGTTTCTTGATCTATGGGGACAAATAAAAGATATTCCCTATCTCGGAAAAATTAAAGTCGGTAATTTTAAAGAACCTTTTTCCATGTCCGTTTTGGCTGGGCGTACAGGGTCCACTATGATGGAGTACTCTCCGTCTACGGTTTTTGCTCAGGCTCGTAATCTTGGTATCCAGTTTGAAAATACTTATCTGGATGACCGTATTAACGCTGCGGCAGGTATTTTTAATAAAAGTAATTATCTAGATAATTCCTTCACAGATAATAATTCCGGTATGGATCTGACAGGCCGTATCGGCTGGCGCCCTTATCTTGAAGACGATGGCAAAAAGCTGATTCATGTCGGTCTTGGATATTCACACCAGTTTCTTGATGCTGACGCGCAGAAGACAAGTTTTTCTCCTACTACAGGATCCAATCTCTCGCTGATAAAGCTTTCCGGTACAGGGTCGATAGCAGCGTACAGTCAGGATCTAGTAAACCTTGAGCTCGCAGGAGTCTGGGATCAATTCTGGCTCCAAAGTGAGTACACTTCCGCTTATCTTAACACAAAAGATCGCAACAATGCCTATTTTTCAGGTTATCACGTTGATGTAGGTTATATTCTCACCGGAGAGAGCAAGCCTTTTAAATCTGCAAATGCCGTTTTCGGAGCGATTATCCCTAAAGAACCGTTCAATCCGTTGAATGGAACATGGGGTGCCTTAGAAGTTGCTGCGCAGTACTCGCATGAGGATATGAATGACTATCACGCGAATGTTCGCGGCGGAGTGCAGGATAACATCGGAGTCGCTCTTAATTGGTATCTGAATGCACACACCCGTGTTGCCGGTAACTATATTCATGCAGGAGTTGCAGGAAGAGAAAATTCAGCTCTCAGTAACGGGGAGATGGATATTTATCAGTGCAGGGTAATGTTTTATTTTTAA